One genomic segment of Virgibacillus doumboii includes these proteins:
- a CDS encoding purine-nucleoside phosphorylase — protein sequence MDLTAIKEASKYIKEQLNGTPEIGLILGSGLGVLADKIENPVTLPYKNLPHFPESTVSGHKGQLVAGVLEGKQVIAMQGRFHYYEGYSMQQVTFPVRVMKELGIDSLIVTNAAGGINKAYDPGDLMIITDHINNMGDNPLLGPNNDQLGERFPDMSQVYEQVYINHAANCAEKLGMSVQKGVYVGNTGPTYETPAEINMLRTFGGDAVGMSTVPEVIVAAHAGLRVLGISCISNMAAGILDQPLTHDEVIETTEKVREDFLRFVKEIIRTLPN from the coding sequence ATGGATCTGACAGCTATAAAGGAAGCGTCCAAGTATATAAAGGAACAACTGAATGGAACGCCTGAAATTGGTTTAATACTAGGATCGGGCCTTGGTGTTTTAGCGGATAAAATAGAAAATCCGGTAACTTTACCATACAAAAATTTACCTCATTTCCCTGAATCAACTGTTTCCGGCCACAAGGGTCAACTTGTTGCAGGTGTACTGGAAGGAAAACAAGTAATTGCAATGCAGGGGCGTTTTCATTATTATGAGGGTTACTCGATGCAGCAAGTTACATTCCCTGTTCGTGTGATGAAAGAACTTGGAATTGATTCGCTGATTGTGACAAACGCTGCCGGCGGTATAAATAAAGCGTATGATCCAGGTGACTTAATGATCATTACAGACCACATTAATAATATGGGAGATAATCCATTACTTGGTCCGAATAATGATCAATTGGGCGAACGCTTTCCGGATATGTCACAAGTATACGAACAAGTGTACATTAATCATGCTGCAAATTGTGCGGAGAAATTGGGAATGTCTGTTCAAAAAGGCGTATATGTCGGGAACACTGGTCCAACGTATGAAACGCCGGCGGAAATAAACATGCTCCGTACGTTTGGCGGGGATGCTGTCGGCATGTCTACAGTCCCTGAAGTAATTGTGGCAGCTCACGCGGGATTGCGTGTTTTAGGGATTTCCTGTATTTCAAACATGGCGGCAGGAATACTTGATCAGCCGTTAACACATGATGAAGTAATTGAGACAACCGAAAAAGTGCGTGAAGATTTTCTGCGTTTTGTTAAAGAGATAATCCGCACATTACCAAATTAA